Proteins from a single region of Palaemon carinicauda isolate YSFRI2023 chromosome 1, ASM3689809v2, whole genome shotgun sequence:
- the LOC137639987 gene encoding transcriptional regulatory protein AlgP-like: MAAKEFKKTAPKEFKKTASKEFKKIAAKEFRKTAAKEFRKTAAKEFRKTAAKEFKKKAAKEFKKTASKEFRKIAAKEFRKTAAKEFKKKAAKEFRKPAAKEFRKTAAKEFRKTAAKEFRKTAAKEFKKTAAKEFKKTAAKEFKRTASKEFKKIAAKEFRKTAAKEFRKTDAKEFRKAAA, from the coding sequence ATGGCTGCTAAAGAGTTTAAGAAAACAGCACCTAAAGAATTTAAGAAGACAGCTTCTAAAGAGTTTAAGAAAATAGCTGCTAAAGAGTTTAGAAAAACAGCAGCTAAAGAGTTTAGAAAAACAGCAGCTAAAGAGTTTAGGAAAACAGCAGCTAAAGAGTTTAAGAAAAAAGCAGCTAAAGAGTTTAAGAAAACAGCTTCTAAAGAGTTTAGGAAAATAGCTGCTAAAGAGTTTAGGAAAACAGCTGCTAAAGAGTTTAAGAAAAAAGCTGCTAAAGAGTTTAGGAAACCAGCTGCTAAAGAGTTTAGGAAAACAGCTGCTAAAGAGTTTAGGAAAACAGCAGCTAAAGAGTTTAGGAAAACGGCTGCTAAAGAGTTTAAGAAAACAGCAGCTAAAGAGTTTAAGAAAACAGCAGCTAAAGAGTTTAAGAGAACAGCTTCTAAAGAGTTTAAGAAAATAGCTGCTAAAGAGTTTAGGAAAACAGCTGCTAAAGAGTTTAGGAAAACAGATGCTAAAGAGTTTAGGAAAGCAGCTGCTTAA